A segment of the Zingiber officinale cultivar Zhangliang chromosome 8B, Zo_v1.1, whole genome shotgun sequence genome:
GCCATTACTGATATATACCGCGCGATACGGCTCACGTAACGGACATTGACACAAGTAAACCATCAAGCTAACAATACAACATCAATGGACGTGAGGAGGAGAAACAACTGAATAATATTCCTTGTTGTTCAACATGGGCAAGATTCGACTTCAGAAGCCTAACATCTCTAAACTTCATAACTTAGGACCTTCCATCAAGTGTTGACGTACTTACTATTAGTGAATCATTTCACTAATTGGTAGTATATTATCATTTGTAGATCATTCAAGTCGGAAGGCTCCTTGATTAGATAAAATAAACCTACACCTCAttttattaacaaaattttgtataACACATGAACATTTTAAAACTTGAAAACAAGCCAACATACAGAGTGAGTTAGAATAAGATGAACTAAACCTTAATTtgcatattttaaattaattaatcattgaTTTAAATATGTTTATAAACTTGTAAAATACTTTATAAATatgaaatacaaatcatatttgaataaatataaaaataatgattgatACATTAATTTGGCAAATGtttacaaataaatatatataatttaaacacAATATTATACTAAATTAAAGTTCATTCAAATGAATTCAATTATTTTTAccagtgatttttttaaaaaaaatattctaaatgaCAATCATTCATAATAATAAAAacatattatatttattaaatgttTAATGATGTTATTAATTACTCACTtctaaaagaaatattattattttgtttttatatatattatctgTTAATTCTTATCTATTCGTGACTTGGAATTTAGTGTTTAAGATTATATTGGAAAGAAtacttattttaaatttatttagtaaaTATGCAGAATTCAATTgaatcttatttattttattggaaTGTAATAATTATCATCATACTCATCTTttaactattattattattattattattatctcttttcttattttttttattattaaaatttgtcTTGCTTTAACGAGAGTTTGAAAATGGATGCACTGATTTGGAGTTCAAAGACCAAAGTGACAGCTAAAGGAGGCTACCTATAAGTATCGTAAATGAGCTCGTTTAAAATTGTTTGATAAAGTATCAATAAAGTTTAAAATGAACAAAGTCATTGAAAAAATTGTCTGACTTTTGATGCAAGTTGCCTTGAGCTCCATTAGTTTAAATGTTAATAAGCTTCGAATTTgaatttgtttaaaactttttatattttaaaacttatttaattgattaatatgatattataaatttatttgattataagcttattttcaattttattaatgaatatatatacgaacttatttatttaatttaataaattatttaaacttattcatttaattaacctGTTACATATTTaaacaaacataaataaatacttaccaattgtcaaacatcaaatttGCTCATAAACTCAGTTGATTTATAACCCTACCTGCAATCAAGTCGATATGTTAGGAAAGTCGCTTGTTACAATCAAGCCTAAATGAACTAATGAGGGCCAACCATTTCCGACCTCTAAAACTTGGAGGATCAATCAGAGATGCAATGGAGTTCTATCTACACGTCTTTTACAAGATCTTGTTGATGCAAAATCTCTACAAGATCTTGTTGGGGCATGTTAAATCATTGCAATCAGTGCAATTTTGTTGCAATTGAATTATAAATTGATTCTTCTTAGCTGTACTGATGCAAAGATAACATGGGTGGGCCAATGTTAATGTAGCGATGACATTTAGTTAATAAAATCATTACCCCAAGGACACAAGTGCCCATCTTTTTCCTAGGGCAACAttcaacattttttaaaaaaaaaatattactacacaCATAATGAGCATTTCAATCTCATAATACAAATATTATAATACCAGggaaattttaaaagatattttaatattaataaaattttagaagcattttgaaaacatattttaatATGACAAAGTCAAAACAAAGTGATTTTTTGTCTAAATACCTCCAATGTTCTCCTTCCTCCTCGGTCAACACCGGAGCAATGGCCATTGCACACTTCATCCTTGCTAGTCTCCCCTCCTCCATCCGTGGCCACCACTCCTTCATCGGCACATTAGATTTATGGCCTACAGCATCTTCTCCCACCTGCTTCAGGTGGGTAGATTTATTGTTCTGAAGCCAAAAAATGAGAATGTTGATGTAATCGAAGCCAGTTCCTCTTTATTACAAAGCAATTGAAAGAATGAGATGGCAAACTGGCGATCCTCAAAACTAACTTAGCCAAAATTGTCAGAGTTCATCATCCATACTCTTTGGGTATTCGGGATTCAGTATTCCACATGATGATCACTGCCCACTCGCTTCATTCAGATTATAGCAATGTGAGGCACAAGCTGATGCGTGGTTTACAGTCTAAAAGAATTGTAGTAACTTTGATGGATGAATGGAGACTGACTAGGAGGAGGAAGCATTTGCTTTTCTTCTGATGGTTCGCTTTCGGTGTGGTTTCGAGGGTATGGAGTCTGGTTCATCTCTTCCCTGCTTGAGACCCGGTAACCAGAGACCCATCATGACAGTGTGATTCGAGATATGCCACTTTGATGATGGAGCTTCTATAGCATTTGATGGTTTGTTGTACGGTTTCGGTAAATTATCTGACTGAGATAGAGTATCTGCTTCCACCCCTAGCCAAGCTCGCCTGGATGCCTCCCCAAGATGAGCATTCAAAATTCTGCAAAATAAATGATAAAATCAGGGCATGGAGTGCTTGATCAAACTGTGAGGCGAGAGATGAGACATCAGGAAAATTAAATGAAGTTAAAACAACTGCAAAACAACCTACATAGAGTCACCAAAATGAACCGCACGACAACAGACCTAAACGCTAATACATGTTGGTGTCAAGTTTAAGAACTCTTTAGGTGACGTTTGATTTATGGGTTTggaaatgagggaatggattcattcccaaaccttgtgtttggttgatgggaatggaatcaagattttggaatgaaacccaaaaacttgggtatggatgaaactcaccccctcccttgggttttgatggaataggaatgcgaattaagttttagacaaaaatacccttagtatatttgttcaatttttttaaatttcacacTCTatttccttgttctctctcataatattttctctctccttattttatcatcatactttctctctcaacatactttctctctcctcattctctctcatcacacattctctatcattttctctctatattctctcccatcatacactctatcctcattttctctctcttcattctcttccatcacactttctctcccattacactctttctccttatttttttcatcatactttttctctcatcgtactctctctctcctcaatctctcttagcatactctctcctcattttctttcatcacagtttctctctcttcattctctctcatcacactctctctctttattttctctaatcacactttctctctcctcagtctctcattttgtctcatcacactttctctctgttcattttttcccatcactctttctctctcaacctactttctctctcaacctactttctctctcatcatactttctctctcctcacttttcatttcctctcataatactttctctctcttcattttttcattactctttctctttcatcatactttctctctcctcagtctatcattttctctcatcatactttctctctcttcattttttcccatcactctttctctctcatcccactttctctctcatcgtactttctctctactcactctttcattttctctcgtaatactttctctctcttcattttttccaatcactctttctctctcatcccactttctctctcatcgtactttctctctcctcactctttcattttctctcgtaatattttctctcttcatttttcccaacACATTTTCTCTctgatcacactttctctctcatcattttctctcattatatgtttctctcacattcaactttctctcccatctatttttttctcttattttcctgtaagggtaaaaaaggaaatttaagttcattccgattgaaaatatttaactaacaaaacatcatttttaagaatgatacccaaactCATAcacattctcattccataatattatgatacccattcccattccgattcctaggagagaaccaaacgcccccttgcTTCTTTTCCAGTAGAactcactataaaaaaaaatgcaaCTATACAAGTTATCTAGGGACAACTAAGACCGGTTAGTAGGAGCCATTCAGAAGAAATTCCACTTAAAAGTTTATATGATTGTTccacaaaaaatttaaagcccATGCTCGCTTGATACTGACATTTTATACATGCTTGTTTATAGGTAACTTAGGAGTTTCTATACATGGAAACATGTGTGATATCTACAGGTGCCTTCAGTTtaatatgtatttgatatgttgaATTATTCATTTATCTTCCTTTGCTATATTCTTGATGTATTTGAATATTCTACTCTTCAACCATGATATGTTGGATATGCAGTTACTTTTTGCTACTGCCAAGACATTCGACATGTGTTCTTTAGAACACATGTTCAATTGCTCCTATGTAATCCTTTAGAATACATGTTCAATTGCTCCTATGTAATCGagctatttgtttatattttaaaTCGTTTTAAGTTACACTTAGTTAATGTCTTCATCCACTTCTATTGACTTGCTTCAAATTGTTTTAAAGTTGTTTGGTACTGACTTTCAGATCTTAGTTGCTCCATAGTAAAACATGACATATGATGATATCTGTAAGCATTGTTATCTGCGTTATTATTGTGGGCATAAGTATTTATCATCTTTCCTCCGTCTTTTTTTGCCTACTCACGTTTATGATTAATACCATACTTTTTGTCTATGTGAAATTTCTCCATTACAGGTCCTTATTAGTTGCCAGGTGAACTATATTTCTGCAATTCTCCTATTGTAATTCTGCCTTTATCGTATGATAAATGACATTATAAATTACTGAATCAGGCCAGCATTGAACTTGCTAAAATATCACCAGCCGGTTGGTTATGCAGGAATTAGCAATAAAAGAGCAATAGGGGATGTACCTCAATGCTGTGCTAAAACAGAAAGCAACCTTTAGAACATCAAAGTGATTGATCATAGCTCTATCAACTCCATTCAAAATCTGATAACGCAGATTTGCATAAAACCCTAAATAGGCGCCATATCCAAGAGCGTTGGTGCTTACAGAAGGGACGGTCACTGACAACCTGCCAAATGTAAGTTCAAGCAAATGTCAAGGTCGGATTTTGACAGCAGATGGATGAGTACTATACAAAGGACACTAATCCATTTATACATACCTCTCATCCTTCTTGGAAGAAAAAAAGTTTGATAGACCACTTTGAACAGTTCGTGCAGTAGATCCAAGTAGAGAAAACTCAGCAGCTTTGTAGAAGAAAGAATAAACTCTTTTCTGTAAGTCAAATTCCCTCATGAGATAGTCCTTCTCAAATATGTTGTTAGGAAGTTTCTGAATACTGTTTTGTAAGTCAGTCCGGAATGTATTCCCATATGAGCGACATGGTGCAAGAGACCAAACGATAATTCCATTACAAGTCATGACGGTTAGAATATTTAGGAGTGCCAAATGCCATTCTTGTTTAATCCTGTCAAAGAACATAAGACTTAAAGATGAacataatatttgaaaaaaaaaacaattcccCATTTAATATCAGACAAACAGTACCTCTCTTTTCGATTCTTGAATTCCCACCAAGCAGAATAGGCACAAGTCACACTCTCTTCTAGAATTAGTTTATATAAAAATGATGGATCTGCAATCATCCTGCATATcaaagtagaagttgaaacatggAAAATAATTAGAAGGAATATAGGAGAATAACAAAGGTTCAGGAACCACCAATATCAAATCCATGtatcttaaaaaaattctaaaagatACTTTTCATTCTAAAAGTGGTTCCTATGGTAGCCCCCTCCCTCCGGATTGAAAAGGAACCAGGAGGCTTCTGATGAATTTTGTACGAGTTAAGGGATCTACTCTTTATCATGAAAAGATTGTGAAGTTTCTATGCTTCTACCAGAAAGCTCCTTAAATTGAGAAAAAGGGACAATTTACCATTGGAAGCCCCTCTTACAATGGAAGTACCAATAGGCCTCCTCTATTCAGACTTAGCCAAAACTGCTCTAATTTGAATCAGAAAACCCTTTTTTAATTGCCATTAATGCTTTATTCATTCCGAAAGTTGATTTACAAATTAGCCTGAACTCATTTTACACACTCATTTTGCTATAAAAATAGATATTTTAGGATTCTCCATGTCTGAAGCAATAATTTGGTACCTCTTTACTAAGAGAGATGAAACTTTGTGATTTGGGGACCACAAGTTGATTTGCAAACATATCCAATTTTATGCAAAAATGAGGGCACAAGCTATTTTTCAATTAGCTCGGGGCTTGAACAAAACATTAAAATGATTAAAATGAGTTTCCTAATTCAAAATAGGGGCACGACTAGAGATGTAGTCAAGAAGAGCGTTTTTTGGTTAAATCTTTTAGAGGGACACCAGTTGGAAGTTCCACTATAAGAGGAGTGCCCAATGGTAAATTGCTCAAGAAAATACTATCAGATTGACTTACTCTTATATGGCTGATCTAATTATGAATATGCACTATCATAACTCTATCATAAACGACATAACATATATAATCAACATCATAACTCTATCTTGGACCTCTTGGTGTTGTTGGTTAGTTCATTTCTTTGTCAGCATAGTACAATGTAGTAATAAAATAATCACAATCATCAAATCCATttactttttcttatttttttttttaaatctagaaGTAGTTATATTAGCAAATTAAGTTTCCAAAAAGGGttataaataagaaaagagagGACTGTTTATAAACTATAAAGTGCATCTTCCATATTTACAATAGTGTTAATACATTTTCTCTTAAGTCTAAAAGATCAACATGGTTTCTTCAATATACAgtttccttaaaattaaaagtGAGCACATAATGtcagaaatttatataaggaaacttTGGCTTGGATGAATTTTGCTCAATTAAAATGTTTGTATAGCATCCTCCAAAGATACTTCTTTGTTAATTTGTTTGCATATGAATTTCTTCCAGTGGAAACAAAAAGGCTTAGCCTAAGTCCGCTCACGAGCTATTTGGGTCTCAGTTCGAAAAAAAGTACGTTCGAGTATATATATCACatgaattttaaatataataatatcttaataattattataattaaatatctTAAACTAGCTCGAACTAAGCTCGTTCAACTTTTAAACGAGCTATTTTCGAATTGAGCTCGAGTTGTTCATgagctatttaattttattatgaacCTAGTTCGAGCTTAAGAATTAAAGCTCGAATCGAACTTAAGCCGAACTCGAGTTTAGGGGAAAACGAACCGAGCCGAGGTCGAGCATTTTACTGTTCAGCTTGGCTTGGTTCAATTACAACCCTAGGCTTAGCCACACACTATTGTATACCGACTATGAAAACAAACAATAGGCCTATGGTCTTTTGGTGTAACTCTCTTATTCACATACAGTAAATATGATTCTTTGTCTAAGTTGAATAGAGTAACCACATCTTGACTTCTTCAACATCAATCAAGGGTATCTTTTGATAGAGTAAACAAATGAGATAAAGCATGTAATAATAATTGAGGTCAATACATCCATGAAATTGGTTACCCTCTTTCATAATAATCAAGTATAGCATAGAATTTCATTTATTTTCATCTCACCAAAACATAGAGCATTAAATTTAAACAATAAAAACTATCCGTATGGGAACATATAAATCTTAGTATTAGACAACCATTACCTTCCAATGAATGCTCTGGATAACCATTCAGGAGTGCTTCGAGAGACAGCTCTTGTAACTGTTGGCCTTGCATTAAATGCCAAGAATTGGACCATTTGAGCAGAACTCACTAATCCCTGCAATATTTAAACCATTATGACAGGTTAGAAGTTTCCTTGACTGTTGAAAGGACGAAATACACTAATTCATACACTATTTTATCAACTGATGAATGAATATAGGAAATATACCAATTCATAAGCTTGTCGAAGGCCAGCAGGCAAGTCTATCATGCTTTTATACCACTCCTGAAGCACAGAGTCTACAAATTTCCTGTCAAAAAGCTGGCAATGCACACTAGGTAGTTAAAATTTACCATTAGCTAAACTCCAACAAACATGGCTGACAAAAATCTGGTCATGCTATCATATGAAAAAAGGAATTTGCAAACCTCTTGAAACACTATGCGCCTTCTAAATAATCCACCATCATCTCCTTCATCTCCTTCATCGAAGTCATCAAagtaatcatcatcatcatcatcaccaccatcatCTCCTCCACCCCCACCATGAAAAATTTTCTTTCCAATATCTCCACCTCCGCCACCAATTGCCGTCTGGATCATATAAAAGatgcaaattaaaattttccaagCATGTCAAGCAAGGCCTTCATTGACAATATTAACTATGACCAAGAAATGATTGGTACAAGATAGAAAGTCTCGGACATAAATTGGCTCAGTCTTTTTTATCCTAATTATTTACCTAAACCTTGAAGATTATTCAAATTTGACCACTATTTGATACTCCATCCTGATCATGTCCATTATTACCAAAGTTGTTAGAAGATCACATGTCATCGGACCCATATTAACTTACATAGACACAAACTCACAGTGTTGGCAATGTCAAAGCAATACTGAAGCCAAAATTTATTCTAAGTGAGTGCAATAATACTACTTTAAAGTAAAAAATATCTATAAATTCAAAATGTGAGTTCATATTAAAGGAAgagtaaaaaaattcaaatttattatcttttaatcACTATAATTCACAGAGCCAATATATATGCAtataatgattttgaaaaatccaTATTTTGTTATATTTAAGTATATTGTTTATTTATGAATTTCGCTGATTCACTTCCCCTAACGTGCAGAAACTAAGTAATCGCTCCGCATGGATTGGAAATTCCAATCCCATTCTTTAGTGAATTCATTTGGTTGAGAAGTACAAAGAAGAGCTCTGACAGTTAAAATGGGCTTTCAAATCCCACTGAAAGTGGCTGAATTTCTAGATTCCATcaattttctttactacattacTTGCATGTCCAATTCTTACTCAGTAACTTGCATACTAGAAGCGTATAATGACTAGCTAATAAAGTATTTTGAGAAATGAAATTCTGATTCCTATTCGTTATCTCCATACCTCGGGGTTGGATCTCATAGACTTCTTAGAAAGATCAAGCCTGGACTTCTCCAAGGTCACCGCACCGATGGCCCCATATTTCCCCCCTTTCATCATCGGCATCGAGGCTGCGGGAGTAGCGGCCGGCGAGGAGCAGAAGGAAGCCTCGGCCACCGACGGAAGAGAGAAACACCGCTCGAGCGCATCCATGAAGTCAGGACCAACAGGCGCCGCGGTGGCCGAGGCGGTGATTCTAGGCACGGAGCAGGGCATCCTAAGGCGGAGTTTGGCGGGGGAGAGTAAGAACGGACGGATTCTGAGAAGAGGAATGCATGGGTAGGGAGAGAGCGAGGTGGCCGGAGAGGTCGTTCTGGGACGGTGGAGGGCCATGGGTTGCGGCGGCGGGGCGGTCGCGGCGTGCAATGCCATCTCCTCTCCGCCGTCGCCTCTGCCTCTGCCTCGTTTCAACGGCACCCTCTTTATACAACTCTTCCGAGTCCCGACTTAGCGTACGACTTTGGGCACCAGTTGAGACCCACATCGACCGTCGAACCGACCTCGacattaataaataattaagaaaaaattaaaatgagaCAATTTTATTATGCAGAAAACTTTCCATAGTTTTTGTTATTTACCAAATTTTCTAGGGAGAGTTATAAACCTAATTCAAAACGCCCCTctcaatcattttaatttttgatgGAGTGAGAATTGACAATCGAGATCAGATCCCTACATCATAAAAAGTGGACCAGGAAATATGATTTAAacgtaattaattttttttttattattatcctcATATTATAATTTAAATTGGAATGGACAATCGGAAATCATTCGAAAATCATCGGAAGCAGACAAATATCTAGGTTGGCGTTAAGCGAGGGCGGCCTCCAGCCGCATGTTTTGacctaaattataatttgatggAGACAATGAACCAAAAAAGAAATCACAACTAATTACAACCAAATTATAATCACGATTTGATCATAATTAAAAATGATCAATccctaatctatttttttaaccaAGATCCGTTCCCTCACAACCACATGTGATAATATTTGACAAGTTTAGGTCCAAAGTTTGGCCGTACGTAATTGGTCAAACAATTTGATAACACGATGGTCAAATAGTTGGACCAGTGCTCATTGAATAAATATCTCTTAATTTTTAAGATTATTAATCATATCGatcgaaatttaaaattatataaacttTCTATTTGGGTGGCTTCCACTTTCAATTTGAAAGTTAGGACAATCTAATAAAATTGCCAAATCAATCTAAGTCGGTTGGGGCGACCGAAAGTCTGGTTGGTCAGCCCAAAAGTACCCATTGAGATTCTAATGATTGGGAAATCAAGTTAGATCAACTCACGGAAATTTTAAAGACTTAGGCATCCGAATGTTGAAAGAAATTACTGGAGCAAGGTGAAGTTATCAGGGCTTTTTAGGGTGGTCCTATGTTTTTTAAAAATGACACGAGACTATAGATGTTCTTAGCAGAGTCGTCAGTCGATgtgttaaattttgatatttttggcAGGACAAGTAAGTGTTTACCAGCTTGTAATCATCCCTCTGTAAAGTAGGTCAAAAATACCCGGCCAGGAGTATCTTACGAGCTAACATTCGACCTCCTACATGACTGTCGCAGCATCCCATATGTATTTCTCGCAAGGCTTGGTCCGCCTCCTCCATGCCCAGGCATTTGAGTAAGGGTCTAGAGAAGGacctcttgtagagttgatccccgatcatgacataagcatggGCTTGCTTCCTGACCAGTCGTGATTCTTTGGGTCAGCCGGTAAGATACCCTGCCTAAGATAGCTGATCATGGGCGTCCGCCAATCAATAGTTGTTTCCCTATTATTTTgcagatctatctgagctataaggaaggtttATGTCGTTGACCGGTCAAACACCCAAGTGGTTAAGGAACTGGCTATCTTGCTAGCTCATCTGCCTTCTCATTCTCCGCCCCGGGGATCTTGGTTACCGTGATTTCTACAAATtcctctttcatcttctcataaaCTTCCAGGTATACTTGtaatttatcacaatttatcataaagttgtcggccacttgctgagttactagctgggAATCTGAGTAAATGATTACCCGAGCAGCCCCCacgtgccgagctgcttgcagtcCTACCAACAAAGCCTTATATcctgcctcattgttagtggctcgAAATTCAATCAGACAGCCAATTGGAGTATATCCCCTTGGGGAGATATC
Coding sequences within it:
- the LOC122016149 gene encoding protein RETICULATA-RELATED 1, chloroplastic-like, which gives rise to MALHAATAPPPQPMALHRPRTTSPATSLSPYPCIPLLRIRPFLLSPAKLRLRMPCSVPRITASATAAPVGPDFMDALERCFSLPSVAEASFCSSPAATPAASMPMMKGGKYGAIGAVTLEKSRLDLSKKSMRSNPETAIGGGGGDIGKKIFHGGGGGDDGGDDDDDDYFDDFDEGDEGDDGGLFRRRIVFQELFDRKFVDSVLQEWYKSMIDLPAGLRQAYELGLVSSAQMVQFLAFNARPTVTRAVSRSTPEWLSRAFIGRMIADPSFLYKLILEESVTCAYSAWWEFKNRKERIKQEWHLALLNILTVMTCNGIIVWSLAPCRSYGNTFRTDLQNSIQKLPNNIFEKDYLMREFDLQKRVYSFFYKAAEFSLLGSTARTVQSGLSNFFSSKKDERLSVTVPSVSTNALGYGAYLGFYANLRYQILNGVDRAMINHFDVLKVAFCFSTALRILNAHLGEASRRAWLGVEADTLSQSDNLPKPYNKPSNAIEAPSSKWHISNHTVMMGLWLPGLKQGRDEPDSIPSKPHRKRTIRRKANASSS